The following proteins are encoded in a genomic region of Flammeovirga pectinis:
- a CDS encoding DUF4251 domain-containing protein, translating to MNTSIIRKITFAITLLFGFTLTTAIAQETTLTKKEQKALKKEEKRKAKEQKKAEKEAYEKIIHEQAITAIDSQQFVLEANQLYDRKGRTVNVQPNINFIKVSGDVGVVQIGSASLVGYNGVGGITVDGKISDWKVRVDEKSNRTYVSFNIMGPTLTAKVTYDLDGVGNYANCRIDGVFSSSELKMRGVLKPNSQSKTYQGMIRY from the coding sequence ATGAATACATCTATCATTAGAAAAATAACATTCGCAATAACATTGTTATTTGGTTTCACTTTAACAACAGCTATTGCTCAAGAAACAACTTTAACGAAGAAAGAGCAAAAAGCATTAAAAAAAGAAGAAAAGCGTAAGGCAAAAGAGCAAAAGAAAGCAGAGAAGGAGGCGTATGAAAAAATAATTCATGAACAAGCCATTACTGCTATAGATAGTCAGCAATTTGTTTTAGAAGCTAACCAGCTTTACGATAGGAAAGGTAGAACGGTAAATGTTCAACCTAATATTAATTTTATTAAAGTATCTGGAGATGTTGGAGTAGTACAAATTGGCTCTGCAAGTCTTGTAGGATATAATGGTGTAGGCGGTATTACTGTAGATGGTAAAATATCTGACTGGAAAGTTAGGGTTGACGAGAAGTCTAACAGAACATATGTTTCTTTTAATATTATGGGACCAACCTTAACAGCTAAAGTTACTTATGATCTTGATGGAGTAGGCAACTACGCAAATTGTAGAATTGATGGAGTATTTAGCTCTAGTGAATTAAAAATGCGTGGTGTACTTAAACCAAACAGTCAAAGTAAAACATACCAAGGTATGATAAGATATTAG
- a CDS encoding lysophospholipid acyltransferase family protein: MTRFLFTLFVKPISLLPFSVLYFISDILNFVVYRVIGYRVKVVRANLKNSFGEKSEEELLKIEKGFYRHFTDFLVENIKLLGISKRELFERCTVGDISILDKYKDRNIALVAGHYSNWEYVAAAINSFIDQQVVCIYSPLKNEHVNNEIKKSRGVCGMELLPKQEVNSYLGTGFKDEKKALIFAADQSPTFTKKVVWTEFLHQETAVFYGPEIISKRLDMVVMYLKLGKTGRGQFTIDLELIEDNPKATNFGDITEKHVRLLERDIMAQPECWLWSHKRWKRTKTAKEVLIKPRAVAV; encoded by the coding sequence ATGACTCGCTTCTTATTTACATTATTTGTAAAACCGATCTCGCTATTGCCATTTTCGGTGCTGTATTTTATATCAGATATCTTAAACTTTGTAGTATACCGTGTAATTGGATATAGAGTTAAGGTAGTAAGAGCTAATTTAAAGAACTCTTTTGGAGAAAAATCTGAAGAAGAATTATTAAAAATTGAGAAAGGTTTTTACAGACATTTCACAGATTTTTTAGTAGAAAACATCAAACTTCTAGGTATTTCTAAACGAGAATTATTTGAAAGATGTACTGTAGGAGATATTAGTATTTTAGATAAATATAAAGACAGGAATATTGCTTTAGTTGCTGGTCATTACAGTAATTGGGAATACGTAGCAGCGGCAATTAATTCTTTTATAGACCAACAAGTTGTTTGCATCTATTCTCCATTAAAGAATGAGCATGTAAATAATGAAATTAAGAAATCTAGAGGGGTTTGCGGTATGGAATTATTGCCTAAACAAGAGGTGAACTCTTACTTAGGTACTGGTTTTAAAGACGAGAAAAAAGCATTAATATTTGCAGCAGACCAATCGCCAACTTTTACTAAAAAGGTAGTTTGGACAGAGTTTTTACACCAAGAAACAGCAGTGTTTTATGGTCCAGAAATAATCTCTAAAAGATTAGATATGGTAGTAATGTATTTAAAATTAGGTAAAACGGGTAGAGGTCAATTTACAATAGACCTTGAACTTATAGAAGACAACCCAAAAGCAACTAATTTTGGAGATATTACAGAAAAACATGTAAGACTTTTAGAAAGAGATATAATGGCACAACCAGAATGTTGGTTATGGTCGCATAAAAGATGGAAAAGAACAAAAACAGCTAAAGAGGTATTAATTAAGCCAAGAGCTGTAGCTGTTTAA
- a CDS encoding PepSY-associated TM helix domain-containing protein, translating to MSKLGKSIYKKVKKWHKYIGISISIVLVWMSVSGILLNHPNLIAGVGVNQKFIPSDYLPQNWNRGGILDAVHIGADTIFIAGKQGIWKSTDKGQTFSSAMNNGFTEEIFYQKTNDLIYLKEAHSLFAATFGGIYKLNLLNNKWSYIPTNTAHKEQFVKLLQVKNKLYAVSQSGIYLYNNSTLLPQNLLKDKRTTMNLIQFTFALHSGWLWRNTGRIIYDFVAIILIFLSITSLYITFRKKTKIEDKEKRKKRNSRLGFMIKYHTQIGVWTSLILLIIGGTGLFMRPPLLVALVGGKVPIKYIPSSIGYNPWYHTIRNALYDEKTDKIVFDTTEGIYEGNSNLKTSFTKTDWDVNIFVMGATVFEPLSNGHFLIGSFYGLFDYKRGDNFSLDVLTHHKTPKYSSLQRPSNYMVMSHFSHPDGTNYITTFQQGLLALNQPKNDSYYPVPHQLIDNYKMPLWNYMFELHNGRLFHFIMDKWGILFIPLISLLFIVLTISGVYEYVYRKKSKIKKFFKSI from the coding sequence ATGAGTAAATTAGGTAAAAGTATATACAAGAAAGTTAAAAAATGGCATAAATACATTGGTATTTCTATATCAATTGTACTTGTATGGATGAGTGTTTCGGGCATACTCCTTAACCACCCTAATTTAATTGCAGGTGTTGGTGTAAATCAAAAGTTTATACCTAGCGATTACCTTCCTCAAAATTGGAACAGAGGAGGAATTTTAGATGCAGTACATATTGGTGCTGACACAATTTTTATTGCAGGAAAACAAGGTATATGGAAAAGTACCGATAAGGGACAAACATTTTCTTCTGCCATGAATAATGGCTTCACTGAAGAAATTTTCTATCAAAAAACAAACGACTTAATCTACTTAAAAGAAGCACATTCTTTGTTTGCTGCCACTTTTGGAGGAATATATAAGCTGAATTTATTAAACAATAAGTGGAGCTATATTCCAACAAACACTGCTCATAAAGAACAATTTGTAAAACTTCTACAAGTAAAAAACAAACTCTATGCTGTAAGTCAGTCTGGAATATATTTATATAATAATTCAACATTACTACCTCAAAACCTTTTAAAAGACAAGCGGACTACAATGAATTTAATTCAATTTACGTTTGCCTTACATAGTGGATGGTTATGGAGAAATACAGGTAGAATTATATACGATTTTGTTGCTATCATTCTGATTTTCCTTTCTATTACATCACTATACATTACGTTTAGAAAGAAAACGAAAATTGAAGATAAAGAGAAAAGGAAAAAGAGAAATAGCAGGCTTGGATTTATGATTAAATACCACACTCAGATTGGAGTTTGGACTTCTTTAATTCTTCTTATTATTGGAGGCACAGGTTTGTTTATGCGCCCTCCCCTTTTGGTGGCTCTTGTAGGTGGAAAAGTCCCAATAAAATACATTCCCTCTTCTATTGGTTATAACCCTTGGTACCATACAATAAGAAATGCTTTGTATGATGAGAAAACGGATAAAATTGTTTTTGATACAACCGAAGGTATTTACGAAGGAAATAGTAATTTAAAGACCTCGTTTACTAAAACCGATTGGGATGTAAATATCTTTGTGATGGGAGCAACAGTATTTGAGCCTTTATCAAATGGGCATTTTTTAATCGGATCTTTTTATGGTCTTTTTGATTATAAAAGAGGTGATAATTTTAGTTTAGATGTACTGACCCATCATAAAACACCTAAATATTCTTCTTTACAAAGACCTAGTAATTATATGGTGATGTCTCATTTCTCACATCCAGACGGCACTAATTATATTACAACTTTTCAACAAGGTTTACTTGCCTTAAATCAACCAAAAAATGATAGCTACTACCCTGTTCCCCATCAATTAATAGATAATTATAAAATGCCTTTATGGAATTACATGTTTGAACTACACAATGGGCGTTTATTTCATTTTATTATGGATAAGTGGGGCATCTTATTTATTCCGTTAATCAGTTTGTTATTTATTGTACTTACTATTAGTGGTGTCTATGAATATGTGTACAGAAAGAAATCAAAGATCAAAAAATTCTTTAAAAGCATTTAG
- the ric gene encoding iron-sulfur cluster repair di-iron protein produces the protein MMNFEVQNTVGSIVAKDLRFADVFKKNGIDFCCGGGATIEAACAGKNIDPKEILRQIEEMATTNSSALGIDFNTFPLDLLVDYIEKTHHRYIRENVPLIIQYVDKVASVHGDRHPELVEVRDLFHGCAVEITNHLAKEEEILFPYIKQLVEADLSGSEISMAPFGSVKNPIAMMIEEHEGEGARFEKISALTNNYTVPEDACMTYRVTFDKLKDFEEDLHNHVHLENNILFLRAAELESRLVK, from the coding sequence ATGATGAATTTCGAAGTACAAAATACAGTAGGAAGCATAGTAGCAAAAGACCTTAGATTTGCAGATGTTTTTAAGAAAAATGGCATTGATTTTTGTTGTGGTGGTGGAGCCACTATAGAAGCTGCTTGTGCTGGTAAAAATATTGATCCTAAAGAAATTTTACGTCAGATTGAAGAAATGGCAACAACTAACTCTAGTGCTTTAGGCATTGATTTTAATACTTTTCCTTTGGATTTATTGGTAGATTATATAGAGAAAACACACCATAGATATATTCGTGAAAATGTGCCATTAATTATCCAATATGTAGATAAAGTTGCTTCAGTTCATGGAGATCGTCATCCAGAATTAGTAGAAGTTAGAGATTTGTTTCATGGTTGTGCAGTAGAAATCACAAATCATTTAGCAAAAGAGGAAGAAATCTTATTTCCTTATATCAAACAATTAGTAGAAGCTGACCTTAGTGGTTCTGAAATTTCTATGGCTCCATTCGGATCAGTAAAAAATCCGATTGCAATGATGATAGAAGAGCATGAAGGTGAAGGTGCTAGATTTGAAAAAATTTCAGCCTTAACTAATAACTACACTGTACCAGAAGATGCTTGTATGACGTATAGAGTAACATTCGATAAGTTAAAAGATTTTGAAGAGGATTTACATAATCACGTTCATTTAGAAAATAACATCTTATTCTTAAGAGCGGCTGAATTAGAAAGTAGATTAGTTAAATAA
- a CDS encoding RrF2 family transcriptional regulator codes for MFSKACTYGIRAMILITKKSQEGCRIGVKEIAKDTDTPEPFVAKILQQLTKLGLIQSNKGPKGGFSISDEQKETTLYTIVKAIDGDALMTGCGLGFHECSEERPCPMHNKFKSIRAGLNDMLSQTTLGELSTDVVDGLSFLQG; via the coding sequence ATGTTTTCAAAAGCGTGTACATATGGTATCCGTGCCATGATCTTAATTACAAAAAAGAGTCAAGAAGGGTGTAGGATTGGTGTGAAAGAAATTGCAAAAGATACGGATACTCCAGAGCCTTTTGTAGCAAAAATATTACAGCAATTAACAAAGTTAGGTTTAATACAATCTAATAAAGGACCAAAGGGAGGGTTTTCTATTTCTGATGAACAGAAAGAAACTACACTCTATACTATTGTAAAAGCAATAGATGGAGATGCATTAATGACGGGTTGTGGTCTTGGTTTTCATGAGTGTTCTGAAGAACGCCCTTGCCCAATGCACAATAAATTTAAATCAATAAGAGCAGGTTTAAATGATATGTTATCGCAGACTACACTCGGAGAGTTAAGTACAGATGTTGTAGATGGGTTGTCTTTTTTACAAGGATAA